In Kryptolebias marmoratus isolate JLee-2015 linkage group LG22, ASM164957v2, whole genome shotgun sequence, a single window of DNA contains:
- the ciao2b gene encoding cytosolic iron-sulfur assembly component 2B, whose amino-acid sequence MSGGVQLENANPVIFQRSVERLLTASEEDEDVHDPIDDREIFDLIRSINDPEHPLSLEELNVLEQVRVKVNDAESTVSVEFTPTIPHCSMATLIGLSIKVKLLRSLPDRFKIDVRITPGTHASEDAVNKQLADKERVAAALENSSLLEVVNQCLSTRRI is encoded by the exons ATGTCCGGAGGGGTCCAGCTGGAGAATGCCAACCCTGTGATCTTCCAGCGCTCCGTGGAGAGGCTGCTGACAGCCTCCGAGGAGGACGAAGACGTTCACGACCCCATCGACGACAGAGAAATATTTG ATCTAATTCGATCCATCAATGATCCTGAACATCCTTTGTCTCTGGAGGAGCTCAATGTGTTGGAACAAGTCCGAGTCAAG gTTAATGATGCAGAGAGCACTGTGAGTGTTGAATTTACCCCCACCATACCACACTGCAGCATGGCCACCCTCATCGGACTGTCAATCAAAGTCAAGCTGCTGCGCTCCCTGCCCGACAGGTTCAAG aTTGATGTTCGCATTACTCCTGGGACTCATGCCTCAGAGGACGCAG TGAACAAACAGCTGGCAGACAAAGAGAGAGTGGCAGCAGCTCTGGAGAACTCGTCTCTGCTGGAGGTGGTCAACCAGTGCCTGTCCACCAGAAGGATCTGA